One stretch of Streptomyces sp. A2-16 DNA includes these proteins:
- a CDS encoding PadR family transcriptional regulator has translation MTQAAFFVLTALADQPRHGYGILREVEELSEGAVQMRVGTLYGVLDRLTADALIVLDREEVQQGRLRRYYRLTDEGAAALDAEAERLAAGASAAKKRIAEGRRTPGRAPGTVPGATDAPATGRGLAGGLA, from the coding sequence ATGACACAGGCGGCGTTCTTCGTACTGACCGCTCTCGCCGATCAGCCGCGGCACGGCTACGGCATCCTGCGCGAGGTCGAGGAACTGTCCGAGGGCGCCGTGCAGATGCGCGTCGGCACCCTCTACGGCGTACTGGACCGGCTCACCGCCGACGCCCTGATCGTGCTGGACCGCGAGGAGGTGCAGCAGGGCCGGCTGCGGCGCTACTACCGCCTCACCGACGAGGGGGCCGCGGCTCTGGACGCCGAGGCGGAGCGGCTGGCCGCCGGGGCGAGCGCCGCGAAGAAGCGGATCGCCGAGGGGCGGCGTACCCCCGGACGCGCTCCCGGGACCGTCCCCGGAGCGACCGACGCGCCCGCCACGGGCCGTGGACTCGCCGGAGGGCTGGCATGA
- a CDS encoding jacalin-like lectin, with amino-acid sequence MRRFFAALAAVAAVVGGLTVTAPPAAAADSGSFNVLTYNVAGLPSAINSSSTPRESSTTAIGQRIAPYDIVHVEEDFNYHSYLYAADTNHAYRTPTSGGAGIGSGLNTLSKLPYDEDDFERVRWNSCQVDSGDCLTPKGFTFMRERLAEGVYVDFYNLHTNAGTNDGDLASRADNLNQLTAFIKTHSAGNAVVVMGDTNTRYTRSGDTIAEFGAANGLTDAWVQLIRGGSAPAKGSDALVCDQTGATVPNTCEVVDKVLYRGSKLVSLNATSYNNEHAKFLTDAGLMLSDHDPITIGFTWSRNSAFQLSDQYGGPHGDYYNDIVSVPAGARATSIGLRSGSRVDQLSVTLANGTTLAHGGTGGTASSLTLGSGEYVTTANLCQAEKDGHTRIFYAKFTTNLGRTLAGGTTTSDCVTRTAPTGWQIAGFHGRSGDEVDKIGFIYTQR; translated from the coding sequence ATGCGCAGATTCTTCGCCGCTCTGGCGGCGGTCGCTGCCGTCGTCGGCGGACTCACCGTCACCGCACCCCCCGCGGCGGCCGCCGACTCGGGCAGCTTCAACGTGCTCACGTACAACGTGGCCGGCCTGCCCTCGGCCATCAACAGTTCGTCGACACCGCGCGAGTCGAGCACCACGGCGATCGGCCAGCGGATCGCGCCGTACGACATCGTCCACGTCGAGGAGGACTTCAACTACCACTCCTACCTCTACGCGGCCGACACCAACCACGCCTACCGCACCCCCACCAGCGGTGGCGCCGGGATCGGCAGCGGCCTGAACACCCTGTCGAAACTCCCCTACGACGAGGACGACTTCGAGCGGGTGCGCTGGAACTCCTGCCAGGTGGACTCCGGCGACTGCCTGACCCCCAAGGGCTTCACCTTCATGCGCGAACGCCTCGCCGAGGGCGTGTACGTCGACTTCTACAACCTGCACACCAACGCGGGCACCAACGACGGCGACCTCGCCTCACGCGCGGACAACCTCAACCAGCTCACCGCCTTCATCAAGACCCACTCCGCCGGAAACGCGGTCGTCGTCATGGGTGACACCAACACCCGCTACACCCGCTCCGGCGACACCATCGCCGAGTTCGGCGCGGCCAACGGCCTCACCGACGCCTGGGTCCAGCTGATCCGCGGCGGCAGCGCGCCCGCCAAGGGCAGCGACGCCCTGGTCTGCGACCAGACCGGAGCCACCGTCCCCAACACCTGCGAGGTCGTGGACAAGGTCCTCTACCGCGGCAGCAAGCTCGTCTCGCTCAACGCCACGTCCTACAACAACGAGCACGCCAAGTTCCTCACCGACGCCGGGCTGATGCTCTCCGACCACGACCCGATCACCATCGGGTTCACCTGGTCGCGCAACTCCGCCTTCCAGCTCAGCGACCAGTACGGCGGCCCGCACGGGGACTACTACAACGACATCGTCAGCGTCCCCGCCGGTGCCCGCGCCACCAGCATCGGACTGAGGTCGGGCTCCCGGGTCGACCAGCTGAGCGTGACCCTGGCGAACGGCACCACGCTGGCCCACGGCGGCACCGGCGGCACCGCGTCCTCACTGACGCTCGGCAGCGGCGAGTACGTGACCACGGCCAACCTGTGCCAGGCGGAGAAGGACGGTCACACGCGGATCTTCTACGCCAAGTTCACGACCAACCTCGGCCGCACCCTGGCCGGCGGCACCACCACCTCCGACTGCGTGACCCGCACCGCCCCGACCGGCTGGCAGATCGCCGGATTCCACGGCCGCTCCGGCGACGAGGTCGACAAGATCGGCTTCATCTACACCCAGCGCTGA
- a CDS encoding lamin tail domain-containing protein, which produces MRRGHIAAVAAAGALTVLSAIPAHAAEYSSALKLKGVQYDAPGRDSNSCATGNTDEEYLTIKNYSRTATVNLKGYVVKDAAGNKFTFTASHSLQPGDYVKLRGGRGDDSDAKNVVYRDNCNFMWNNDKDTIYLYKLSGAHADTHAYTKRANDRDGNGYITFHG; this is translated from the coding sequence ATGCGCAGAGGACACATAGCCGCCGTCGCGGCCGCAGGTGCGCTGACCGTGCTGAGCGCGATCCCGGCCCACGCCGCCGAGTACTCGTCGGCGCTCAAGCTGAAGGGCGTGCAGTACGACGCCCCGGGCCGGGACTCCAACAGCTGTGCCACCGGCAACACCGACGAGGAGTACCTGACGATCAAGAACTACTCGAGGACCGCGACGGTGAACCTCAAGGGGTACGTCGTGAAGGACGCCGCGGGCAACAAGTTCACGTTCACCGCCAGTCACTCCCTCCAGCCCGGCGACTACGTCAAGCTCCGGGGCGGCCGCGGCGACGACTCGGACGCGAAGAACGTCGTGTACCGCGACAACTGCAACTTCATGTGGAACAACGACAAGGACACCATCTACCTGTACAAGCTGTCGGGCGCCCACGCCGACACCCACGCGTACACGAAGCGCGCCAACGACCGGGACGGCAACGGGTACATCACGTTCCACGGCTGA
- a CDS encoding glycoside hydrolase family 43 protein: MSANPHLTRRGLLGMTAAVPLALTLGAGTAQAADSAYAMVYFTESTNLGDGTDYGLHLAVSPDGLNWTPLNQNNPLVTPTAGALGLRDPFLMRKQNGTFVVLATDLKGTDWSYNSQYIHVWDSTDLRTFTGYRRLKLHDMTTHSWAPEAFWDAGRGQYAVIYSSVNSSGHNVIMVNYTSDFVTASAPQVFFDPGYDVIDGDMAVGVGGYNYLFFKKNQTLVSARSTSLNPGSFTEYSAGVAHGGTEAPTVVKSLTTGTWWLWGDTYTPNGVFYAWQSSSLASGTWTALDQKTYTQPVNSKHCGITTITTAEYNNLLAKWGAPAWNRLKSYNYPARYVRHSDYVGRIDEYPIEPYKDSLWTLVPGLADSSGVSFRSVNYPTRYLRHYNYALQLDANDGTSTFAADATFYRTAGLADASWTSFRSYNNPTRYIRHSNYVLRIDPISTTTEKQDATFRVGY; encoded by the coding sequence ATGAGCGCAAACCCCCACCTGACCCGCCGCGGCCTCCTCGGCATGACGGCCGCCGTACCGCTCGCCCTGACGCTCGGCGCGGGCACCGCACAGGCCGCCGACTCGGCCTACGCGATGGTCTACTTCACCGAGTCCACCAACCTCGGCGACGGTACCGACTACGGCCTGCACCTGGCCGTCAGCCCCGACGGTCTGAACTGGACGCCGCTCAACCAGAACAACCCCCTGGTCACCCCCACCGCGGGCGCCCTCGGTCTGCGCGACCCGTTCCTGATGCGCAAGCAGAACGGCACGTTCGTCGTCCTCGCCACCGACCTCAAGGGCACCGACTGGAGCTACAACAGCCAGTACATCCACGTCTGGGACTCCACCGACCTGCGCACCTTCACCGGCTACCGGCGCCTGAAGCTGCACGACATGACGACCCACAGCTGGGCGCCCGAGGCGTTCTGGGACGCGGGCCGGGGTCAGTACGCGGTCATCTACTCCTCGGTGAACTCCAGCGGCCACAACGTGATCATGGTCAACTACACCAGCGACTTCGTCACCGCGTCGGCCCCGCAGGTCTTCTTCGACCCCGGGTACGACGTCATCGACGGCGACATGGCCGTGGGCGTCGGCGGCTACAACTACCTCTTCTTCAAGAAGAACCAGACGCTGGTGAGCGCCAGGTCCACCTCGCTGAACCCGGGCAGCTTCACCGAGTACAGCGCGGGCGTGGCACACGGCGGCACCGAGGCACCCACCGTCGTCAAGTCGCTGACCACCGGCACCTGGTGGCTGTGGGGCGACACCTACACACCCAACGGCGTCTTCTACGCCTGGCAGTCGAGCAGCCTCGCCTCCGGCACCTGGACCGCCCTCGACCAGAAGACCTACACCCAGCCGGTCAACTCCAAGCACTGCGGCATCACGACGATCACCACGGCCGAGTACAACAACCTGCTGGCCAAGTGGGGCGCCCCGGCCTGGAACCGGCTCAAGTCCTACAACTACCCGGCCCGTTACGTCCGCCACTCCGACTACGTGGGCCGCATCGACGAGTATCCGATCGAGCCCTACAAGGACTCGCTGTGGACCCTCGTCCCCGGCCTCGCCGACAGCTCCGGAGTCTCCTTCCGGTCGGTCAACTACCCGACCCGCTACCTGCGGCACTACAACTACGCGCTCCAACTGGACGCGAACGACGGCACGTCGACGTTCGCCGCCGACGCGACCTTCTACCGCACGGCGGGCCTCGCGGACGCGAGCTGGACGTCGTTCCGCTCGTACAACAACCCCACCCGCTACATCCGCCACTCCAACTACGTCCTGCGCATCGACCCGATCTCCACGACGACGGAGAAGCAGGACGCCACATTCCGAGTAGGTTACTGA
- a CDS encoding peptidoglycan-binding protein, with protein sequence MSEPPVLVCPECGAPRAADGTPSCTCAHRAAEAHLESRTAEAAAAEDFDPVRIRPFVEVGEEPTDPAGDPEQPRGAGDLSDTVMLGADAGPAPFEQPLAEPPVAGAPAGRRRRTTVVAGTGAAVAVLITGGVVGGLFTYDGPARDGSVAGGVRAGVPEVPPSSNGPSVTASSPAATSTRSSAPPSSSPSAQADESASPTGTATPSGPPSSAAATATVAPRPTVSNGQPPVLGFGDHGPEVVELQLRLQQVGLYDGEADGDFDQQVQSAVRTYQVTRFVLQDESGVYGKATRTSLESETSEP encoded by the coding sequence GTGAGTGAACCACCAGTCCTCGTCTGCCCGGAGTGTGGGGCGCCCAGGGCGGCGGACGGCACTCCCTCCTGCACCTGCGCGCATCGCGCCGCCGAGGCCCACCTCGAGTCCCGTACGGCCGAGGCGGCGGCCGCGGAGGACTTCGACCCGGTGCGCATCCGGCCCTTCGTGGAGGTCGGTGAGGAACCGACGGACCCGGCCGGGGATCCGGAACAACCGCGTGGTGCAGGGGACTTGAGCGACACGGTCATGCTCGGAGCGGACGCCGGTCCGGCACCTTTCGAACAGCCGCTCGCGGAACCCCCGGTCGCCGGCGCCCCGGCCGGTCGCCGGCGGCGGACGACGGTCGTCGCCGGGACGGGAGCCGCCGTCGCCGTCCTGATCACGGGCGGAGTCGTCGGCGGGCTCTTCACCTACGACGGCCCCGCCCGGGACGGTTCCGTGGCCGGCGGCGTACGTGCCGGAGTGCCGGAGGTCCCACCGTCGTCGAACGGTCCGTCCGTCACTGCCTCTTCTCCTGCGGCCACCTCGACGCGGTCGTCCGCACCGCCCTCCTCCTCGCCGAGCGCACAGGCCGACGAGAGCGCGTCCCCGACGGGCACGGCCACCCCGAGCGGACCCCCGTCGAGCGCCGCGGCCACCGCCACGGTGGCCCCCCGCCCGACCGTGTCGAACGGCCAGCCCCCTGTGCTCGGCTTCGGCGACCACGGGCCCGAGGTCGTCGAACTCCAGCTCCGTCTCCAGCAGGTCGGCCTCTACGACGGGGAGGCCGACGGCGACTTCGACCAGCAGGTCCAGAGCGCGGTGCGTACCTACCAGGTCACCCGCTTCGTCCTCCAGGACGAGTCCGGCGTCTACGGCAAAGCCACCCGCACCTCGCTCGAGTCCGAGACCTCGGAACCGTGA
- the tgmB gene encoding ATP-grasp ribosomal peptide maturase: MTVLILTCEEDVTADMVVLHLNATGVPVVRLDPADLTDGVALSAEYVHGAFRGHLSVGGRLVGISGLRSIWVRRPGTPAARAGAPSEWLTEESAQALYGMLRGSDARWMNHPDAARRARHKPWQLRLAQRCGLPVPATIVTTFPQAAREFAERYPDLVVKPVSGAHPQDPPRAVPTSRVAPDTDFAAVAFGPTLLQRRVAKRADIRLTVVGETMLAARKVCGADDEVDVRFAPPTSSWQPTEVPPRVAAAVLAYLRAAELAYGAFDFAEDGDGTWWFLECNQSGQFGFVEVDTGQPIARSIAEWLARPGPDPRSRANGANTAVS, encoded by the coding sequence ATGACCGTGTTGATTCTGACCTGCGAAGAGGACGTGACGGCCGACATGGTCGTCCTGCACCTCAACGCCACGGGGGTGCCGGTGGTCCGGCTCGACCCGGCCGACCTGACCGACGGCGTCGCGCTGTCCGCGGAGTACGTGCACGGCGCCTTCCGCGGTCACCTGTCGGTCGGCGGCCGTCTGGTGGGCATCTCGGGGCTGCGCTCGATCTGGGTCCGCCGCCCCGGCACCCCCGCGGCGCGGGCGGGGGCGCCGTCCGAGTGGCTGACCGAGGAGTCCGCTCAGGCGCTGTACGGCATGCTCCGGGGCAGTGACGCCCGCTGGATGAACCATCCCGACGCGGCTCGCCGGGCCCGTCACAAGCCCTGGCAGCTACGGCTCGCCCAGCGCTGCGGCCTGCCCGTCCCGGCGACCATCGTGACAACGTTTCCGCAGGCGGCCCGTGAGTTCGCCGAGCGCTATCCCGACCTGGTGGTCAAGCCGGTCTCCGGCGCGCATCCGCAGGACCCGCCGCGGGCGGTGCCGACCAGCCGGGTCGCGCCGGACACCGATTTCGCGGCCGTCGCGTTCGGCCCGACCCTGCTGCAGCGGCGGGTCGCCAAACGGGCCGACATACGCCTGACCGTCGTGGGCGAGACGATGCTGGCCGCCCGGAAGGTCTGCGGCGCCGACGACGAGGTGGACGTCCGGTTCGCCCCGCCGACCTCCTCCTGGCAGCCCACCGAGGTTCCGCCGCGGGTGGCCGCGGCCGTCCTGGCCTATCTCCGCGCGGCCGAACTGGCGTACGGAGCGTTCGACTTCGCCGAGGACGGGGACGGGACCTGGTGGTTCCTGGAGTGCAACCAGTCGGGGCAGTTCGGCTTCGTCGAGGTGGACACGGGCCAGCCGATCGCACGCAGCATCGCCGAGTGGCTGGCCCGGCCCGGTCCGGATCCCCGCTCCCGCGCCAACGGCGCGAACACCGCGGTCTCCTGA
- a CDS encoding maleylpyruvate isomerase N-terminal domain-containing protein: protein MNADVLRAAYGAFANVVRPLGDEESWRPTGCAGWAVRDLVFHCAGDAQRALVALHTPAAGPPDRDAVTYWRDWAPDPVGAAQGRRWNRVSASMFLDFHQLRDLYLETTAATVNAAADAPPDLRVRTQGHVLTAEDLVLTLAVEATVHHLDLVTDLPDAPGPSPAGLAAVRATLDGLLGWPVPIEWSDEHYARAATGRTPLTDAERLALGADADRFPLFS, encoded by the coding sequence ATGAATGCCGACGTGCTGCGCGCCGCCTACGGAGCCTTCGCGAACGTCGTCCGCCCGCTCGGGGACGAGGAGTCCTGGCGGCCCACCGGCTGCGCGGGGTGGGCGGTGCGCGACCTGGTCTTCCACTGCGCCGGTGACGCCCAGCGGGCCCTGGTCGCCCTGCACACGCCCGCGGCCGGGCCGCCCGACCGGGACGCGGTGACCTACTGGCGGGACTGGGCGCCCGACCCTGTCGGCGCGGCGCAGGGCCGGCGCTGGAACCGGGTGAGCGCCAGCATGTTCCTCGACTTCCACCAGCTGCGCGACCTTTACCTGGAGACCACCGCGGCCACCGTGAACGCCGCCGCGGACGCCCCGCCGGATCTGCGGGTCCGTACCCAGGGCCATGTGCTGACGGCCGAGGACCTCGTGCTCACTCTCGCCGTCGAGGCCACCGTCCACCACCTCGACCTCGTCACCGACCTGCCGGACGCGCCCGGCCCGTCACCCGCCGGACTGGCCGCGGTGCGCGCCACTCTGGACGGCCTCCTGGGGTGGCCCGTCCCGATCGAATGGAGCGACGAGCACTACGCCCGCGCCGCCACCGGACGCACGCCGCTCACGGACGCCGAACGCCTCGCCCTCGGCGCGGACGCGGACCGCTTCCCGCTGTTCAGCTGA
- a CDS encoding YkvA family protein → MDSTTALIVVVAVLAALALAVAVGLLVRLVRTRRGLRRAGLPTGPRWVFWGALLYFVLPTDLVPDPVYLDDIGVLLLALRTLRGSAADRAALRLDGPERETSRRR, encoded by the coding sequence GTGGATTCGACCACAGCACTGATCGTCGTCGTCGCGGTGCTCGCGGCGCTGGCGCTGGCGGTGGCCGTGGGACTGCTGGTACGGCTGGTGAGAACCCGGCGCGGTCTGCGCCGGGCGGGCCTTCCCACCGGGCCCCGCTGGGTGTTCTGGGGCGCCCTGTTGTACTTCGTGCTGCCCACCGATCTGGTGCCCGATCCGGTGTATCTCGACGACATCGGCGTCCTGTTGCTCGCGCTGCGTACGCTGCGCGGTTCCGCCGCCGACCGGGCCGCGCTGCGGCTCGACGGGCCGGAGCGGGAGACGTCCCGCCGACGGTGA
- the tgmA gene encoding putative ATP-grasp-modified RiPP → MQPFALNYARPAATLEATTPYVYDSGLQLNVLMDGRVAARDHALMRELGTTTSTAGSKTHFDD, encoded by the coding sequence ATGCAACCGTTCGCGCTCAACTACGCACGTCCGGCAGCGACGTTGGAGGCGACCACTCCGTACGTCTACGACTCCGGGCTGCAGTTGAACGTGCTCATGGACGGCCGGGTCGCGGCCCGCGACCACGCGCTGATGAGGGAGCTGGGGACCACCACGAGCACGGCGGGCTCCAAGACACACTTCGACGACTGA